A stretch of Malus sylvestris chromosome 11, drMalSylv7.2, whole genome shotgun sequence DNA encodes these proteins:
- the LOC126589682 gene encoding cytochrome P450 714C2-like: protein MELLQFDSKLLTSLVLLGFIGLLARLYNGHVAKPKRLRSLLTKQGINGPPQTLLLGNILEIKEARGSSNSTIEPPISHNCAALLFPFFEKWRKLYGEVFVFALGNTQILYVNQPDAVREITTCTSLDLGKPTYQFKERGPLLGQGILTSNGASWVHQRKIIAPELYMDKVKGMINLIAESTVTLINSWNSRIEAEGGISDIKIDSYMGSFSGDAISRACFGSNYSKGEEIFQKLKKLQEAMGRKAFLAGIPGMRHLPTKSNTEVWTLEKEASSLIQQVVKERQAAEYEKDILQIILEGAKNSNLSQEATDRFIVDNCKNIYLAGYETTAVAATWCLMLLASNQEWQERVRAEAHQICQGRIPDAEMVRNMKKLTMVIHESLRLYPPVSVVSREALKDMKFGDIHVPKGVNVWTMVVTLHTDPEVWGPDSYAFKPDRFANGITGACKLPHLYMPFGVGPRICLGQYFAMVELKVLIALIVSNFSFSLSPKYRHAPTLRLVVEPEHGVDLLVKKLRQEAAK, encoded by the exons ATGGAGCTCCTCCAATTTGATTCAAAACTGTTGACGTCCCTTGTGTTGCTAGGGTTCATAGGATTGTTGGCACGTCTCTACAATGGGCATGTGGCGAAGCCGAAGAGGCTTCGTTCCTTgctaaccaagcaaggaatcaaTGGACCTCCACAAACTCTTCTGCTGGGAAATATTTTGGAGATCAAGGAGGCTCGAGGCTCCAGCAATTCTACCATTGAACCCCCGATCTCTCACAATTGTGCTGCTCTTCTCTTTCCATTTTTTGAGAAGTGGAGGAAACTTTATG GTGAAGTATTTGTGTTTGCACTTGGAAACACACAAATATTATACGTGAACCAACCTGATGCAGTGAGGGAGATTACAACATGCACATCCTTGGACTTGGGGAAACCAACGTATCAATTTAAAGAACGCGGTCCTTTGCTCGGTCAAGGTATTTTAACCTCAAATGGCGCCTCATGGGTGCATCAGCGCAAAATCATTGCTCCTGAACTATACATGGACAAGGTTAAG GGAATGATTAACTTAATCGCGGAGTCTACGGTTACACTGATAAATTCATGGAACAGTAGAATTGAGGCAGAAGGAGGAATTTCTGACATAAAAATAGACAGCTACATGGGAAGCTTCTCTGGCGATGCTATCTCAAGAGCTTGTTTTGGAAGCAACTATTCCAAAGGGGAGGAGATATTTCAGAAACTAAAGAAACTCCAGGAGGCTATGGGCAGGAAAGCTTTTCTGGCCGGAATTCCTGGAATGAG ACACCTTCCCACAAAGAGCAATACGGAAGTTTGGACCTTAGAAAAGGAGGCTAGCTCTTTGATACAGCAGGTAGTGAAGGAAAGGCAGGCAGCAGAATATGAGAAGGACATATTGCAAATTATTCTTGAGGGTGCTAAAAACAGTAACCTGAGCCAGGAGGCAACAGACCGCTTCATCGTTGATAACTGCAAGAACATATacttggccgggtatgaaaccACAGCAGTTGCAGCCACATGGTGCCTCATGCTGTTGGCTTCGAACCAAGAATGGCAAGAACGTGTCAGAGCCGAGGCTCATCAAATTTGCCAGGGCCGCATTCCAGATGCTGAAATGGTTCGTAACATGAAAAAG CTAACAATGGTGATTCATGAATCATTGCGTCTATATCCCCCAGTTAGTGTGGTGTCAAGGGAGGCATTGAAGGACATGAAGTTCGGGGACATTCATGTCCCAAAAGGTGTCAATGTTTGGACCATGGTGGTGACACTGCACACTGATCCGGAAGTATGGGGACCAGATTCGTACGCATTTAAACCCGATAGGTTTGCGAATGGGATCACAGGCGCTTGCAAGCTTCCACACTTGTACATGCCATTCGGAGTTGGTCCTCGAATCTGTCTAGGACAGTACTTTGCCATGGTTGAGCTCAAGGTACTGATAGCTCTCATAGTATCCAACTTCTCCTTCTCACTTTCTCCCAAGTACCGCCATGCACCTACACTTAGATTAGTTGTGGAGCCGGAACATGGTGTTGATCTCTTGGTGAAGAAGTTACGACAAGAAGCAGCTAAATAA
- the LOC126589683 gene encoding NAD(P)H-quinone oxidoreductase subunit N, chloroplastic-like, which produces MAAANCFKHGTNLPVSANLRHKQPPPRSSFIGNNGLKGNRSMVLMVGMCGGHGNGKASKRAGMIRCGRGIEDFIGGDLVRFDLGRWLSDVEEHKALAVYSPHEGGYEGRYLNRLTYQGYYFLDLSARGLGDPETTLTKVHPVCPPHLGKQPISRWYFPPEVDYRLAALPPKAKGLVVWIIEAKVLSKAELQFLALLPTLRPKVRVIAECGNWRKFVWKPLKEISGLTANEA; this is translated from the exons ATGGCGGCTGCAAACTGCTTCAAGCATGGAACGAATCTTCCCGTCTCCGCGAATCTCCGGCACAAGCAGCCACCGCCTCGAAGCAGCTTCATCGGAAACAATGGGCTGAAGGGAAACAGAAGCATGGTGCTAATGGTGGGAATGTGTGGGGGACATGGAAATGGTAAGGCATCCAAGAGGGCTGGAATGATAAGGTGTGGGAGAGGGATAGAGGACTTCATAGGAGGAGACTTGGTGAGATTTGATCTTGGCCGTTGGCTTTCTGACGTCGAAGAACACAAGGCCCTTGCTGTCTACTCTCCCCATGAAGGAGGGTACGAGGGGCGTTATCTTAACCGCCTGACGTACCAGGGCTACTATTTTCTGGACCTCAGTGCGCGAGGGCTCGGTGATCCTGAGACCACCCTCACCAAGGTCCACCCCGTTTGTCCG CCTCATCTAGGGAAGCAGCCCATATCAAGATGGTACTTCCCACCAGAGGTGGATTACAGGCTTGCCGCTCTGCCTCCGAAGGCCAAAGGCCTTGTAGTCTGGATCATTGAAGCCAAG GTTCTGTCGAAGGCGGAATTGCAGTTTCTTGCTCTGCTTCCCACCCTCCGTCCCAAAGTCAGGGTCATCGCGGAGTGCGGAAACTG GAGGAAATTTGTGTGGAAGCCACTCAAAGAAATTTCGGGACTAACTGCTAACGAGGCATGA